Proteins encoded within one genomic window of Sminthopsis crassicaudata isolate SCR6 chromosome X, ASM4859323v1, whole genome shotgun sequence:
- the SLC38A5 gene encoding sodium-coupled neutral amino acid transporter 5 isoform X2 → MELMMGEPRMNGLVPRGPPEPEQSQAELAGFLPRPPPGKQAVQFSDFEGKTSLGMSMFNLSNAIMGSGILGLAYAMANTGVLLFLVLLLCMALLSAYSIHLLLTCAGFVGIPAYEELGRRAFGTSGKVAVAGVICLHNIGAMSSYLYIIKSELPLVIRTFLDAKTTDSSPWFLDGNVLIVLVSIGIVLPLALMRHLGYLGYTSGLSLSCMVFFLASVIYKKFSLECPLTSGNWTTRPAQGLNDTCEVQFFTINSQTAYTIPILAFAFVCHPEVLPIYTELCRPSQRRMQAVANMSIGAMFLMYGLTATFGYLTFFGHVEAEMLHMYSQEDLLILCVRLAVLMAVTLTIPVVLFPIRRAIQQLLFPTKAFSWTRHGTIALGLLALVNVLVIFVPNIRDIFGVIGATSAPSLIFILPSIFYIRIIPRDQEALASRPKIQAATFTALGIVIMAMSLGFIFTDWAVTGQSRGAGH, encoded by the exons ATGGAACTCATGATGGGGGAGCCTAGGATGAACGGCTTGGTCCCCAGGGGCCCCCCAGAGCCTGAGCA GTCCCAGGCCGAGCTTGCTGGCTTCCTGCCCCGGCCTCCCCCAGGGAAACAGGCTGTGCAGTTCTCTGAT TTTGAGGGGAAGACATCTCTGGGCATGTCGATGTTCAACCTCAGCAACGCCATCATGGGCAGCGGGATCCTGGGGCTGGCCTATGCCATGGCCAACACAGGCGTCCTGCTCTTTTT AGTCCTCCTGCTGTGCATGGCCCTCCTCTCGGCCTACTCTATCCACCTCCTGCTCACCTGTGCCGGTTTTGTTG GGATCCCGGCCTACGAGGAGCTGGGTCGCCGAGCCTTTGGGACATCAGGGAAAGTGGCTGTGGCCGGAGTCATCTGCCTGCACAACATTGGGG CCATGTCAAGTTACCTCTACATCATCAAATCTGAGCTGCCCCTGGTCATCAGGACCTTTCTGGACGCGAAGACCACAGATTCCAG CCCCTGGTTCTTGGATGGCAACGTTCTCATCGTCCTGGTCAGCATCGGCATCGTCCTGCCCTTGGCCCTCATGAGGCACCTGG GGTACCTGGGCTACACCAGcggcctctctctctcctgcaTGGTCTTCTTCCTTGCCTCT GTGATTTATAAGAAGTTCTCCCTGGAGTGCCCCCTGACCAGTGGGAACTGGACCACGAGGCCTGCCCAGGGCCTCAATGACACCTGCGAGGTCCAGTTTTTCACCATTAACTCCCAG ACAGCTTATACCATCCCCATCCTGGCCTTTGCCTTCGTCTGCCACCCAGAAGTCCTCCCCATTTACACAGAGCTGTGCAG ACCGTCCCAGCGCCGGATGCAGGCCGTGGCGAACATGTCCATCGGGGCAATGTTTCTTATGTATGGGCTGACGGCGACATTCGGTTACCTCACCTTCTTTg GCCACGTGGAGGCGGAGATGCTACATATGTACAGTCAGGAGGATCTGCTGATCCTCTGCGTGAGATTGGCGGTGCTCATGGCGGTCACCCTCACCATCCCTGTCGTCCTCTTCCCG ATCCGCCGAGCTATCCAGCAGCTCCTGTTCCCCACCAAAGCCTTTAGCTGGACCCGGCACGGCACCATCGCCCTTGGGCTCCTCGCCTTGGTCAACGTTCTGGTCATATTCGTGCCCAACATCCGGGACATCTTTGGAGTCATCG gAGCCACATCGGCCCCTAGCCTCATCTTCATCCTCCCCAGCATTTTCTACATCCGAATCATCCCAAGGGACCAGGAGGCCTTGGCATCTCGCCCCAAGATCCAG GCCGCCACCTTCACGGCTCTGGGCATCGTGATCATGGCCATGAGCTTGGGCTTCATCTTCACCGACTGGGCAGTGACCGGCCAGAGCAGGGGGGCGGGCCACTGA
- the SLC38A5 gene encoding sodium-coupled neutral amino acid transporter 5 isoform X1 — MELMMGEPRMNGLVPRGPPEPEQSQAELAGFLPRPPPGKQAVQFSDFEGKTSLGMSMFNLSNAIMGSGILGLAYAMANTGVLLFLVLLLCMALLSAYSIHLLLTCAGFVGIPAYEELGRRAFGTSGKVAVAGVICLHNIGAMSSYLYIIKSELPLVIRTFLDAKTTDSSSPWFLDGNVLIVLVSIGIVLPLALMRHLGYLGYTSGLSLSCMVFFLASVIYKKFSLECPLTSGNWTTRPAQGLNDTCEVQFFTINSQTAYTIPILAFAFVCHPEVLPIYTELCRPSQRRMQAVANMSIGAMFLMYGLTATFGYLTFFGHVEAEMLHMYSQEDLLILCVRLAVLMAVTLTIPVVLFPIRRAIQQLLFPTKAFSWTRHGTIALGLLALVNVLVIFVPNIRDIFGVIGATSAPSLIFILPSIFYIRIIPRDQEALASRPKIQAATFTALGIVIMAMSLGFIFTDWAVTGQSRGAGH, encoded by the exons ATGGAACTCATGATGGGGGAGCCTAGGATGAACGGCTTGGTCCCCAGGGGCCCCCCAGAGCCTGAGCA GTCCCAGGCCGAGCTTGCTGGCTTCCTGCCCCGGCCTCCCCCAGGGAAACAGGCTGTGCAGTTCTCTGAT TTTGAGGGGAAGACATCTCTGGGCATGTCGATGTTCAACCTCAGCAACGCCATCATGGGCAGCGGGATCCTGGGGCTGGCCTATGCCATGGCCAACACAGGCGTCCTGCTCTTTTT AGTCCTCCTGCTGTGCATGGCCCTCCTCTCGGCCTACTCTATCCACCTCCTGCTCACCTGTGCCGGTTTTGTTG GGATCCCGGCCTACGAGGAGCTGGGTCGCCGAGCCTTTGGGACATCAGGGAAAGTGGCTGTGGCCGGAGTCATCTGCCTGCACAACATTGGGG CCATGTCAAGTTACCTCTACATCATCAAATCTGAGCTGCCCCTGGTCATCAGGACCTTTCTGGACGCGAAGACCACAGATTCCAG CAGCCCCTGGTTCTTGGATGGCAACGTTCTCATCGTCCTGGTCAGCATCGGCATCGTCCTGCCCTTGGCCCTCATGAGGCACCTGG GGTACCTGGGCTACACCAGcggcctctctctctcctgcaTGGTCTTCTTCCTTGCCTCT GTGATTTATAAGAAGTTCTCCCTGGAGTGCCCCCTGACCAGTGGGAACTGGACCACGAGGCCTGCCCAGGGCCTCAATGACACCTGCGAGGTCCAGTTTTTCACCATTAACTCCCAG ACAGCTTATACCATCCCCATCCTGGCCTTTGCCTTCGTCTGCCACCCAGAAGTCCTCCCCATTTACACAGAGCTGTGCAG ACCGTCCCAGCGCCGGATGCAGGCCGTGGCGAACATGTCCATCGGGGCAATGTTTCTTATGTATGGGCTGACGGCGACATTCGGTTACCTCACCTTCTTTg GCCACGTGGAGGCGGAGATGCTACATATGTACAGTCAGGAGGATCTGCTGATCCTCTGCGTGAGATTGGCGGTGCTCATGGCGGTCACCCTCACCATCCCTGTCGTCCTCTTCCCG ATCCGCCGAGCTATCCAGCAGCTCCTGTTCCCCACCAAAGCCTTTAGCTGGACCCGGCACGGCACCATCGCCCTTGGGCTCCTCGCCTTGGTCAACGTTCTGGTCATATTCGTGCCCAACATCCGGGACATCTTTGGAGTCATCG gAGCCACATCGGCCCCTAGCCTCATCTTCATCCTCCCCAGCATTTTCTACATCCGAATCATCCCAAGGGACCAGGAGGCCTTGGCATCTCGCCCCAAGATCCAG GCCGCCACCTTCACGGCTCTGGGCATCGTGATCATGGCCATGAGCTTGGGCTTCATCTTCACCGACTGGGCAGTGACCGGCCAGAGCAGGGGGGCGGGCCACTGA